From one Mesoplodon densirostris isolate mMesDen1 chromosome 19, mMesDen1 primary haplotype, whole genome shotgun sequence genomic stretch:
- the CTU2 gene encoding cytoplasmic tRNA 2-thiolation protein 2 isoform X4 — MCEVGEDYREPAPAGQPPPRPGREQKCVKCKEGLPVVVIRAGDAFCRDCFKAFYVHKFRAVLGKNRLIFPGEKVLLAWSGGPSSSSMLWQVLEGLSRDSAKRLRFVPGVVYADEGAACGQSPEDRAKTLAEAKLVLQTVGFPWHVVALEEVFSLPPSVLRCSAREPVGTEGAYKAAVDSFLQQQHAVGEGQQSQPCPQHPQSWAGPPTAGQTEALSRLFNSVKTLTAKEELLQTLRTHLILHVARTHGYSKVMMGDSCTRLAIKLMTSLALGRGAFLAWDTGFSDERHGDVVVVRPMREHTLKEVAFYNRLFAVPSIFTPAVDTKAPEKASIHRLMEAFILRLQAQFPSTVSTVYREEDQGPRARVIEQLCYGCRVNMKDLPSLDPLPPYILAEAQLRSQRAEAEPQIQEYLLEDHEDEARPGES, encoded by the exons ATGTGCGAGGTGGGCGAGGACTATCGGGAGCCCGCGCCCGCGGGGCAGCCGCCGCCACGGCCCGG CCGTGAGCAGAAGTGTGTGAAGTGCAAGGAAGGCCTGCCTGTCGTGGTGATCCGAGCCGGAGATGCTTTCTGCAG GGACTGTTTCAAGGCGTTTTACGTCCACAAGTTCAGAGCCGTGCTTGGAAAGAACCGGCTGATCTTCCCGGGGGAGAAG GTGCTCCTGGCGTGGTCCGGGGGGCCTTCGTCCAGCTCCATGCTCTGGCAGGTCCTTGAG GGCCTGAGTCGAGATTCTGCCAAGAGACTGCGTTTCGTGCCTGGGGTTGTCTACGCCGACG AGGGAGCAGCCTGTGGCCAGAGCCCAGAGGACAGAGCAAAAACCCTGGCCGAGGCGAAGCTGGTCCTGCAGACCGTCGGCTTCCCGTGGCACGTCGTTGCCTTGGAAGAG GTGTTCAGCCTGCCGCCGTCTGTGCTGCGCTGCTCTGCCCGGGAGCCGGTGGGGACCGAGGGAGCCTACAAGGCGGCCGTGGACAGTTTCCTGCAGCAGCAGCATgccgtgggggaggggcagcagagccagccctgcccccagcacccCCAGAGCTGGGCTGGGCCACCCACAGCCGGCCAGACTGAGGCTCTGTCCAGACTGTTCAACTCAGTGAAGACACTGACGGCCAAGGAGGAGCTTCTGCAGACACTGCG gACCCACTTGATCCTGCATGTGGCCCGGACCCACGGCTACTCCAAGGTGATGATGGGGGACAGCTGCACCCGCCTGGCCATCAAGCTCATGACCAGCCTGGCACTGGGCAGAGGGGCCTTTCTCGCCTGGGACACG ggcttcTCAGACGAGCGACACGGCGATGTGGTGGTGGTGCGGCCCATGCGCGAGCACACGCTGAAGGAGGTCGCCTTCTACAACCGCCTGTTCGCCGTCCCCTCCATCTTCACGCCGGCCGTCGACACCAAG GCCCCCGAAAAGGCCAGCATCCACCGGCTAATGGAGGCCTTCATTCTCAGGTTGCAGGCCCAGTTCCCCTCCACGGTCAGCACCGTGTACAG GGAGGAGGACCAAGGCCCCCGGGCCCGTGTGATTGAGCAGCTGTGCTACGGCTGCCGTGTGAACATGAAGGACTTG CCCTCCCTGGACCCCCTGCCACCCTACATCCTGGCCGAGGCCCAGCTCCGCAGCCAGAG GGCCGAGGCTGAGCCGCAGATCCAGGAGTATCTACTGGAGGACCACGAGGATGAGGCACGGCCTGGCGAGAGCTGA
- the CTU2 gene encoding cytoplasmic tRNA 2-thiolation protein 2 isoform X3, which yields MCEVGEDYREPAPAGQPPPRPGREQKCVKCKEGLPVVVIRAGDAFCRDCFKAFYVHKFRAVLGKNRLIFPGEKVLLAWSGGPSSSSMLWQVLEGLSRDSAKRLRFVPGVVYADEGAACGQSPEDRAKTLAEAKLVLQTVGFPWHVVALEEVFSLPPSVLRCSAREPVGTEGAYKAAVDSFLQQQHAVGEGQQSQPCPQHPQSWAGPPTAGQTEALSRLFNSVKTLTAKEELLQTLRTHLILHVARTHGYSKVMMGDSCTRLAIKLMTSLALGRGAFLAWDTGFSDERHGDVVVVRPMREHTLKEVAFYNRLFAVPSIFTPAVDTKAPEKASIHRLMEAFILRLQAQFPSTVSTVYRTSEKLVKAPRDGCAPGAPGPRCLLCLCALDVDTAAPLCLQTVPQLLGPRPPRSSPRRSTLLQRLRRPPHPAAALGWAGPGSAAGWRRTKAPGPV from the exons ATGTGCGAGGTGGGCGAGGACTATCGGGAGCCCGCGCCCGCGGGGCAGCCGCCGCCACGGCCCGG CCGTGAGCAGAAGTGTGTGAAGTGCAAGGAAGGCCTGCCTGTCGTGGTGATCCGAGCCGGAGATGCTTTCTGCAG GGACTGTTTCAAGGCGTTTTACGTCCACAAGTTCAGAGCCGTGCTTGGAAAGAACCGGCTGATCTTCCCGGGGGAGAAG GTGCTCCTGGCGTGGTCCGGGGGGCCTTCGTCCAGCTCCATGCTCTGGCAGGTCCTTGAG GGCCTGAGTCGAGATTCTGCCAAGAGACTGCGTTTCGTGCCTGGGGTTGTCTACGCCGACG AGGGAGCAGCCTGTGGCCAGAGCCCAGAGGACAGAGCAAAAACCCTGGCCGAGGCGAAGCTGGTCCTGCAGACCGTCGGCTTCCCGTGGCACGTCGTTGCCTTGGAAGAG GTGTTCAGCCTGCCGCCGTCTGTGCTGCGCTGCTCTGCCCGGGAGCCGGTGGGGACCGAGGGAGCCTACAAGGCGGCCGTGGACAGTTTCCTGCAGCAGCAGCATgccgtgggggaggggcagcagagccagccctgcccccagcacccCCAGAGCTGGGCTGGGCCACCCACAGCCGGCCAGACTGAGGCTCTGTCCAGACTGTTCAACTCAGTGAAGACACTGACGGCCAAGGAGGAGCTTCTGCAGACACTGCG gACCCACTTGATCCTGCATGTGGCCCGGACCCACGGCTACTCCAAGGTGATGATGGGGGACAGCTGCACCCGCCTGGCCATCAAGCTCATGACCAGCCTGGCACTGGGCAGAGGGGCCTTTCTCGCCTGGGACACG ggcttcTCAGACGAGCGACACGGCGATGTGGTGGTGGTGCGGCCCATGCGCGAGCACACGCTGAAGGAGGTCGCCTTCTACAACCGCCTGTTCGCCGTCCCCTCCATCTTCACGCCGGCCGTCGACACCAAG GCCCCCGAAAAGGCCAGCATCCACCGGCTAATGGAGGCCTTCATTCTCAGGTTGCAGGCCCAGTTCCCCTCCACGGTCAGCACCGTGTACAG GACGAGCGAGAAGCTGGTCAAGGCGCCCAGGGACGGCTGTGCCCCCGGCGCCCCCGGCCCCCGCTGCCTGCTGTGCCTGTGCGCGCTGGACGTCGACACGGCTG CTCCTCTTTGCTTGCAGACAGTGCCACAGCTTTTGGGGCCCAGACCTCCTCGCAGCTCCCCCAGACGCAGCACCCTGTTGCAGAGGCTGAGGCGCCCACCGCATCCTGCTGCTGCACTGGGATGGGCGGGGCCCGGCAGTGCTGCAGGAT GGAGGAGGACCAAGGCCCCCGGGCCCGTGTGA
- the CTU2 gene encoding cytoplasmic tRNA 2-thiolation protein 2 isoform X1, whose protein sequence is MCEVGEDYREPAPAGQPPPRPGREQKCVKCKEGLPVVVIRAGDAFCRDCFKAFYVHKFRAVLGKNRLIFPGEKVLLAWSGGPSSSSMLWQVLEGLSRDSAKRLRFVPGVVYADEGAACGQSPEDRAKTLAEAKLVLQTVGFPWHVVALEEVFSLPPSVLRCSAREPVGTEGAYKAAVDSFLQQQHAVGEGQQSQPCPQHPQSWAGPPTAGQTEALSRLFNSVKTLTAKEELLQTLRTHLILHVARTHGYSKVMMGDSCTRLAIKLMTSLALGRGAFLAWDTGFSDERHGDVVVVRPMREHTLKEVAFYNRLFAVPSIFTPAVDTKAPEKASIHRLMEAFILRLQAQFPSTVSTVYRTSEKLVKAPRDGCAPGAPGPRCLLCLCALDVDTADSATAFGAQTSSQLPQTQHPVAEAEAPTASCCCTGMGGARQCCRMEEDQGPRARVIEQLCYGCRVNMKDLPSLDPLPPYILAEAQLRSQRAEAEPQIQEYLLEDHEDEARPGES, encoded by the exons ATGTGCGAGGTGGGCGAGGACTATCGGGAGCCCGCGCCCGCGGGGCAGCCGCCGCCACGGCCCGG CCGTGAGCAGAAGTGTGTGAAGTGCAAGGAAGGCCTGCCTGTCGTGGTGATCCGAGCCGGAGATGCTTTCTGCAG GGACTGTTTCAAGGCGTTTTACGTCCACAAGTTCAGAGCCGTGCTTGGAAAGAACCGGCTGATCTTCCCGGGGGAGAAG GTGCTCCTGGCGTGGTCCGGGGGGCCTTCGTCCAGCTCCATGCTCTGGCAGGTCCTTGAG GGCCTGAGTCGAGATTCTGCCAAGAGACTGCGTTTCGTGCCTGGGGTTGTCTACGCCGACG AGGGAGCAGCCTGTGGCCAGAGCCCAGAGGACAGAGCAAAAACCCTGGCCGAGGCGAAGCTGGTCCTGCAGACCGTCGGCTTCCCGTGGCACGTCGTTGCCTTGGAAGAG GTGTTCAGCCTGCCGCCGTCTGTGCTGCGCTGCTCTGCCCGGGAGCCGGTGGGGACCGAGGGAGCCTACAAGGCGGCCGTGGACAGTTTCCTGCAGCAGCAGCATgccgtgggggaggggcagcagagccagccctgcccccagcacccCCAGAGCTGGGCTGGGCCACCCACAGCCGGCCAGACTGAGGCTCTGTCCAGACTGTTCAACTCAGTGAAGACACTGACGGCCAAGGAGGAGCTTCTGCAGACACTGCG gACCCACTTGATCCTGCATGTGGCCCGGACCCACGGCTACTCCAAGGTGATGATGGGGGACAGCTGCACCCGCCTGGCCATCAAGCTCATGACCAGCCTGGCACTGGGCAGAGGGGCCTTTCTCGCCTGGGACACG ggcttcTCAGACGAGCGACACGGCGATGTGGTGGTGGTGCGGCCCATGCGCGAGCACACGCTGAAGGAGGTCGCCTTCTACAACCGCCTGTTCGCCGTCCCCTCCATCTTCACGCCGGCCGTCGACACCAAG GCCCCCGAAAAGGCCAGCATCCACCGGCTAATGGAGGCCTTCATTCTCAGGTTGCAGGCCCAGTTCCCCTCCACGGTCAGCACCGTGTACAG GACGAGCGAGAAGCTGGTCAAGGCGCCCAGGGACGGCTGTGCCCCCGGCGCCCCCGGCCCCCGCTGCCTGCTGTGCCTGTGCGCGCTGGACGTCGACACGGCTG ACAGTGCCACAGCTTTTGGGGCCCAGACCTCCTCGCAGCTCCCCCAGACGCAGCACCCTGTTGCAGAGGCTGAGGCGCCCACCGCATCCTGCTGCTGCACTGGGATGGGCGGGGCCCGGCAGTGCTGCAGGAT GGAGGAGGACCAAGGCCCCCGGGCCCGTGTGATTGAGCAGCTGTGCTACGGCTGCCGTGTGAACATGAAGGACTTG CCCTCCCTGGACCCCCTGCCACCCTACATCCTGGCCGAGGCCCAGCTCCGCAGCCAGAG GGCCGAGGCTGAGCCGCAGATCCAGGAGTATCTACTGGAGGACCACGAGGATGAGGCACGGCCTGGCGAGAGCTGA
- the CTU2 gene encoding cytoplasmic tRNA 2-thiolation protein 2 isoform X2, whose protein sequence is MCEVGEDYREPAPAGQPPPRPGREQKCVKCKEGLPVVVIRAGDAFCRDCFKAFYVHKFRAVLGKNRLIFPGEKVLLAWSGGPSSSSMLWQVLEGLSRDSAKRLRFVPGVVYADEGAACGQSPEDRAKTLAEAKLVLQTVGFPWHVVALEEVFSLPPSVLRCSAREPVGTEGAYKAAVDSFLQQQHAVGEGQQSQPCPQHPQSWAGPPTAGQTEALSRLFNSVKTLTAKEELLQTLRTHLILHVARTHGYSKGFSDERHGDVVVVRPMREHTLKEVAFYNRLFAVPSIFTPAVDTKAPEKASIHRLMEAFILRLQAQFPSTVSTVYRTSEKLVKAPRDGCAPGAPGPRCLLCLCALDVDTADSATAFGAQTSSQLPQTQHPVAEAEAPTASCCCTGMGGARQCCRMEEDQGPRARVIEQLCYGCRVNMKDLPSLDPLPPYILAEAQLRSQRAEAEPQIQEYLLEDHEDEARPGES, encoded by the exons ATGTGCGAGGTGGGCGAGGACTATCGGGAGCCCGCGCCCGCGGGGCAGCCGCCGCCACGGCCCGG CCGTGAGCAGAAGTGTGTGAAGTGCAAGGAAGGCCTGCCTGTCGTGGTGATCCGAGCCGGAGATGCTTTCTGCAG GGACTGTTTCAAGGCGTTTTACGTCCACAAGTTCAGAGCCGTGCTTGGAAAGAACCGGCTGATCTTCCCGGGGGAGAAG GTGCTCCTGGCGTGGTCCGGGGGGCCTTCGTCCAGCTCCATGCTCTGGCAGGTCCTTGAG GGCCTGAGTCGAGATTCTGCCAAGAGACTGCGTTTCGTGCCTGGGGTTGTCTACGCCGACG AGGGAGCAGCCTGTGGCCAGAGCCCAGAGGACAGAGCAAAAACCCTGGCCGAGGCGAAGCTGGTCCTGCAGACCGTCGGCTTCCCGTGGCACGTCGTTGCCTTGGAAGAG GTGTTCAGCCTGCCGCCGTCTGTGCTGCGCTGCTCTGCCCGGGAGCCGGTGGGGACCGAGGGAGCCTACAAGGCGGCCGTGGACAGTTTCCTGCAGCAGCAGCATgccgtgggggaggggcagcagagccagccctgcccccagcacccCCAGAGCTGGGCTGGGCCACCCACAGCCGGCCAGACTGAGGCTCTGTCCAGACTGTTCAACTCAGTGAAGACACTGACGGCCAAGGAGGAGCTTCTGCAGACACTGCG gACCCACTTGATCCTGCATGTGGCCCGGACCCACGGCTACTCCAAG ggcttcTCAGACGAGCGACACGGCGATGTGGTGGTGGTGCGGCCCATGCGCGAGCACACGCTGAAGGAGGTCGCCTTCTACAACCGCCTGTTCGCCGTCCCCTCCATCTTCACGCCGGCCGTCGACACCAAG GCCCCCGAAAAGGCCAGCATCCACCGGCTAATGGAGGCCTTCATTCTCAGGTTGCAGGCCCAGTTCCCCTCCACGGTCAGCACCGTGTACAG GACGAGCGAGAAGCTGGTCAAGGCGCCCAGGGACGGCTGTGCCCCCGGCGCCCCCGGCCCCCGCTGCCTGCTGTGCCTGTGCGCGCTGGACGTCGACACGGCTG ACAGTGCCACAGCTTTTGGGGCCCAGACCTCCTCGCAGCTCCCCCAGACGCAGCACCCTGTTGCAGAGGCTGAGGCGCCCACCGCATCCTGCTGCTGCACTGGGATGGGCGGGGCCCGGCAGTGCTGCAGGAT GGAGGAGGACCAAGGCCCCCGGGCCCGTGTGATTGAGCAGCTGTGCTACGGCTGCCGTGTGAACATGAAGGACTTG CCCTCCCTGGACCCCCTGCCACCCTACATCCTGGCCGAGGCCCAGCTCCGCAGCCAGAG GGCCGAGGCTGAGCCGCAGATCCAGGAGTATCTACTGGAGGACCACGAGGATGAGGCACGGCCTGGCGAGAGCTGA